Below is a genomic region from Halostella litorea.
TTGTCGTCGTCGCGCTGGATGCGCCGCGTCGTGTCCCCCGAGACGCGGTCGCCGGGTTCGAGGACGTACTGGAGGTGCCAGAGGTCGTCCAGGCTCTCCGGGACGAGGGTGATCCGCTCGCGGCCCTCCTCGGCGCGCTCCCGGCTCTGTATCTTCATACCTCGGCCTGCGGCCTACCGGGATAAGTGCCCTGCCATTCACACCGATAGTCGCACCGGGTACCGGTGGTCGCCGTCCCCGGGTCGGCGCAGCCGGAACCGACGTGCGACAGCCGGTGTCACGTCGCCTCGCCGACGGCCCGACCGTACGCCAGGCCGACGTACCGGACCGCGACGAGGTGGAGGTAGAACGCGGCGAAGACGGCGACGACGCCGCCCAGGTCGTAGCTCCACACCGCCCCGACGGTCAGCCCCCACGCGAGCACGGCCGCGACGAACGCGGCGACGAACGCCGCGAAGTACGCGCCGCTGGACAGCACCGCGGTGACCGAGCGCGGGTCGAGCGCGGCCCTGAGGCTCCCCCCGTCGGCCGCGCGGAGCACGGCGGCCGGGAACACGTAGCTCACGGTCAGCGCGAGCAGCAGCGTCGCCGTCGCGCCGACCAGCACCGCCGTCGAGGCGGCCGTGCCGGGGTCCGCGCCGAGTTCCGCGTCGGTCAGGCCCCGGATCGTCACCAGCAACACGGCCAGCGGGACGCCCAGATACGCCGCGGCGACCACCCACGCCCGCAGGCCGAGCGCGAGGAGTCGCCGCGGGTCGGCGAAGCCGGGCGGCCGGTCCGCGCCCCGCACCGTCTCGCGGCCGGCCCGCAACAGGTAGCCAAGCAGCGCGGTCGCCGGGACGGCAGCGAGCGCCGCGGCGACCAGCGCCGGCCACGTCGGGACCAGCCCGGACGCCACCCGGAGCAGGAGGAGCGTGACGAGCCCGAGGATCCCGCCGACGGCGAAGGTGTCGGCCGTCCGGTCGCCGCGGAACGGGTACTTCAACGCGTCGCCGGCCATCATGGGCCACACACCCCCGGCATCAGTCGTCCGCGATCCGGGAGCCCCCCGGCGGCAGGAAATGCTGGATCCGGTCGGGGCTGGCGACTTTGCGGACGAAGGAGGTGTCCGCGAACCGCTCGCGGAACTCGCGGTACAGTTTCTTCCCGACGTCGGCCTGGGCGTACTGCCCGGGTTCGACCTCGACCCACGTCTCGGCCTGCTCGCGGACGGCGTCTATCGGCCCGCCGACGACCCGCGTCGACGGCTCGCAGGTGATGCCGACGGCGACGCCGACCGGCACGTCGCGGTAGTAGGTGCGGTCGCCGCGGATGGCGAAGCCGCCTTTCTCCAGGAACTCGCCGCTCTCGGGCGTCTTGCTCACCTGGTCGGGCGTCACCATGTAGGCGTCGCCGGCGAACCGGCCGTCCTTCCACACCGACGAGTACGAGACGGCGAACTGCGCGGCCTGCTCGCGGCTTCGCTCGGGGATGTCGACGTCCGTCCCCGACTCGCTTGGCCCCGTCGCCTTGATCACCGTGACGGGGCCGCCGTGGGCCTGCGCGTGGAAGAACAGGTCGCCAGGTTCGAGGTACTTCTTCACCAGTTCCTCGTTCTGGTCGGCGTCGCGCCCGCCGATGACGAGGAAGCCGTCGCTCGTGTGGAACCAGCGGAACCGCTCGAACCACTGCTCGGAGCGCCGGACCGGGATCGACTGCCGGGAGAGCCAGTCGACGTCCTCCGGTTCCTCGTCGTCCTCTTCGTCCTCGTCCGCGTCGCCTTCCTCCCACTGTCGCTTGCGCTCGCGGACCGCTTCGAGGTCCTCGCGGGTGTCCTCGATGGCCGCCAGCGCGCCCTCCTTTTTCTCCTCGATGCGCTTTGCCTCGGTGTAGAGGCGGTCGGCGTTGTGCTCGACGCCCTCGCTCGCGTCGAGTTCGACCTCGGTGTCGTCGAGGCGGAGCGTCACCGTGCCCTCGTCGCCGTTGACACCGACGACCGCCTCGGCGGCCTCGATGCCGCGGTCCGCGCCCTCCTCGAAGCGCTCGGCGATTTCGGACCACGGCGTCTCGCGCTCGCGGGCCTCCCGTACCGTCGAGAGCACGTCGTCGACCAGCCCGTAGCGCTCGTACAGCAGTTCGGCCCGCTCGCGCTCCGCCTCGGCCCGCTGTTCGAATCCCTCGATGGCGCCCTCCTGTTGTTCGATGATCCGCTTGTGCTTCTCTATCTCGGCCTCGAAGTCCGGCGAGTCGTCGACCTCGGGGCTGTCGTCGTCGTCCGACCGGTCGAGTTCGTGGAAGTACTGGTCCAGGGCGGCGTTGAACGTGTCGAACGTCTCGGACTCCAGATCCTCGTACTCGGACAGCGGGAACGGCGTCACGTCGACGTACCGGTCGTCCTCGACGTAGATCCGCGGGTCGAGGTCGGCGTTCGAGAGGTCCTCGCGGAGGCGCTCGACGGCCGCGAACAGCGCCTCGTACTGCTCGTCGGTCGCGTCGGCGATGTCGGTCGCCTTCTCGACGCCGGCCCGCGTACAGATCTCCTCGGCATAGAGGCCGCCGAAGTTGTGCTGGGTCGCCAACGTCCGCACGAGGTCCGTGTCGGACTCCTCCATCAGCGCGACGAACCCCTCGTAGTCCACCTCCAGCGGGTTCACCCGAGAGTCCGGGAACTCGTACTGCGACCCCGGCGCGACGGTGCGGGACTTCAGCCGCACGGTGTCCAGCGAGTCGATCACCTCGTCGTTCGGGTCCAGCACCCCGACGTTGCCCGGCCCGAACAGCTCGGCGACTATCGTCGTGTCCTCGTCGTCGCGCTCGAAGTGGAACTGGAGGATGCGGTCGAACTCGAACTGTTCGACGCCGGCGAAGTCGGCCCCCGAGAGCCGGTTGCGGAGCATCATCGCGAAGTTCGGCGGCCGCCCCGGCGCGTCCGGGACATGGTCCGGGTCGGCGACGTAGGCGCGTTTCACGTCGCCGACCTCCACGATCAGCTCGACCCGGCCGCGGTCGAAGTCACGCAGCTTGAGCCGCAGGAAGTCGTCGCCGTAGAGGTAGGCCTTGTCGACCTTCGCTCCCTCGAACCCGCCGAGTTCGCCGACGAGCGCCGCGAGGTCGACGCTCGTCAGTTCCCGCTTTGCGTCCATACCCGAACGGTCTGGTTGCCCGGGCAAAGACGTGTCGCTCCGGAACGGGACCGTACGCCCGGCACTCGCCCGGATCCCCGCCGACCGACGCGCCGTGTGGCGGTCCGCTGCCGGCGTCCGACGTTTTTTCCCGTCCTCGGTACCGGTCACAAATATTATCCGTGTTCGAGCCCAAGTCCGAGGCATATCGGAGTCTCCCGAGAGCGGATGCTCCGCGCTTCGGTGTGACCACAGAATGAGCGACACGAATCAGACGGACACGACGGCCGACCCCCGTCCGTACAGCGTCGTCCACGACTGGGACGCCGACGACTCGCTGGCCGCGACGGTCGTCTCAGCCGTCGCTGCCGTCCGCAACGTCGAGCCGACGGCGGTCGAACCGCTGAACGAGACGGTCGACCCGGACGCGCTCAACGCTATCTTCGACGACAGGCACAACGGCGGCGACCGGTCGGGGCCGACGCTGTCGTTCCGGCTCAACGGCTGTGACGTGACGGTCCACGCGGACGGCCGCGTCGTCGTCAAGCCCCCGGAGGAGACCGACCTGTAACCTCGGCCGGCGACCGTCCAGCGCCCCGGCAGGTCGCTCGCGCCCGGTGTTACAGCCGCTTGCTCACGTACGGCCCGTCCTGGTAGTACCCCAGCTTCTCCCGGTAGTACTCCCGCGCGCCGATGCCGCTGATAACGCTCAGCTTCCCGTAGCCCACGTCGGCAGCCAGGTCCTCGGCCTTCCGGAGGAGCTTCCGCCCGTACCCCTTGTGCTGCCAGTCGTGTGACTCGTCCCCCACTTCGACCATCGGGCCGTACACGTGGAGTTCGCGGACCAGCGCGGCGTCGCGCAGTTCGTCGCGCCGCGGGTCGCCCGGGAACCGGAGGCGGCAGAAGCCGACCAGCAGGTCGTTGTCCGGGTCCTCGTAGCTGATGAACAGCTCCGTGCCGCCCGCGGCCTCGTACTCCATGACGTCGAGTTCGACGGTTTCGGGCACCTCGTCGTTCATCCCCACCTCGCGACAGCGGATGCAGTCGCAGGTCCAGCCGTGCTCGGCCATCCGCTGTCGGGCCAGTTGGCGGAGGTTCGACTTCCAGACGCCCGCGTCGATGAAGTCCGCGGGGATGTCCCGCTGGACGCGCTGGAGGCGGGTGTACTTGGGGATCATCGACTTGATCTCGGCGACGAGTTCGGCGGCCTCCTCGTTGCCGAGCGGGTCGTACTCGTCGTCGTGCCACATGTCGTACGTGCGGGTGCCACGGACGACGAGCGTCGGGTAGATCTTCAGGTAGTCCGGCCGCCACTTCTCGTCCTCGAACAGGCGGCGGAAGTCCTCCAAGCACATCTCCTTGGTCATGCCCGGCTGGCCCGGCATCATGTGGAAGCCGACCTTGAACGCGGCGTCGCGCAGGCGGCGGTTGGCGTCGATGGAGGCCTGCGCGCCGTGGCCGCGGTGCATCTCGCGGTTGATCCGCTCGAACGTCGTCTGGACGCCGACTTCCACCTTCGTCCCGCCGAGGCGGAGCATCCGGTTTATCTGCTCCTGGTCGCACCAGTCGGGTTTGGTCTCGAACGTCGTCCCGATGTTGCGCACGTCGGCCGTCTCGTTGCGGGCGATCACGTCCTCGACGTACTCGAAGTCGTACTCCTCGGGGTCCTGCGCGAAGCTCTCGCCCTCCGCGGGCTCGGGCTGCTTGTCGACGTCGAACTCGTTCAGCGCCTGCAGCGCGCGCTTGACGAACCACTCCTGGTAGTCGTGCGAGCGGGCGGTCATCGTCCCGCCCATCAGGATGAGTTCGACCTTGTCGACGGGGTGGCCGATCTCCCGGAGCTGTTCGAGGCGGAGCCGCACCTGCCCGTACGGGTCGTAGTCGTTCTGGACGCCGCGGGCGGCGGCGGGCTCGTGGCCCGTGTAGCTCTGGGAACTGGAGAACTCCGAGGACGGGCCGCCCGGACAGTAGAGGCACTTGCCGTGCGGGCAGTTGTGCGGGCTGGTCATGATGGCGACGGGCGAGACGCCCGACGCGGTCCGGACCGGCTTGCGCCGGAGCACCGCCTCCAGCTCCTCGCGGCGCTCCTGTGGGGCGTAGTCCAGTATCTCGGAGTTCTTGGGGACCTTCGGCGACGAGTGCTCCGAGCACACCTCCAGTTTCGCCGACTCGACGTCGTCGCGCTCCAGGTCGCCCGCGAGGATGCGGTCGACCAGTTCCTCGCAGACCCGCTCGAACGCCTCGGACTCCGTGGCGTCCGTCTCGGTACTCATTGGAACCAGTTCGCGCCGTCTCGGGGTTAAGCGTGTCGCTCGGCGGTGCGTGCCCCGGCGCGGGGCTCCCACCCCCTCGGCCGGAACATACTATACACCCACGACTAACGTCCTAGCAGATGACCAAACGGAGTCGGGGGTGTGCGCCGTGGTGACGTCCGTCCCCTGGCCGGCGGCCGGATCGTTCGTCGCCGGTGCGGGCACGGCCGCCCTCATCGCGTACATCGTCCGACACCGGGGGAAGCCGGGGGTGAGCTGGTTCCTCGCGGCGCTGTGCGTCCAGGCGCTGTGGGCGTTTACCCACACCGTCGCCCTGCTGACGTTCGACCCCGGGGTTCGGCTGGCGCTGGAGACGGTTATCTGGGGCTGTGTGGGCTGGCTCGGGTTCCTGTTTTTCACGTTCTCCCTCGACTACACCGGCCGCGGCGGGATCGTCCGCTCCCGGTGGTTCGCGCTGCTGGCCGCGGTCCCCGTCGCGAGCACCGCGCTCGTCGCGACGAACGGCGCACACAGGCTGGTGTGGGCCGACTTCCGAGTCGTGCCGGTGCTCGGCGTCGCGGCCGTGGACTACTCGTTCGGCCCCGCCGCGTACGCCATCGTCGTCTACGGCCTCGCCTTCGCCGCCGTCGGCGTGCTTCTGCTGGTCGAGACGGTCCTCAGCTACGGCCCGCTGTACCGTGGCGAGGCCGTCGCGGTCGCCCTGAGCGCCGTTCCGATCGCGGCGGCCGTCGTCGCCTGGACGTTCGACGTCGGCCCGTGGCGGCCGCTGAACCTGACCCCCTTCGGCTTCCTGCCGCACCTCCTGCTCGACGCCTACGCGTTCGTCGGCACCAACATGTTCGAGACGAACCCGGCGACCCGCCGCGCGGCGGCCGAGGACTCCATGGAGGGACTCGGCAACCCCGTCGTCGTCCTCGACCCCCGGGACCGCGTCGTCGACGCCAACGGCGCGGCCCGGGACCTGTTCGACGTCGGGAGCCGGGCGTATCTGGAGGAGCCGGTGTCGGCGGTCGTCGGCGACGGGTTCGACCCCGCGACCGACGATCACGTCACCGCGGTCGACCGCGGCCGCCGCCGCGAGTTCGCCGTCTCGGCGTCGTCGCTGACGGACCCGACGAGGACCGACGTCGGCCGCACGCTCGTCTTCCAGGACATCACGGACGAGCGGCGGCGCGAGCAGCGCCTCGAAGTGCTCAACCGCGTGCTCCGGCACAACCTCCGCAACGAGATGACGACGATAGCCGGGTACGCCTCGATGATCGAGGCCGAGACGGACGAGGAGCGCCTCGGCGACGGGGCGGAGATCATCGCCGAGCGGAGCGACGAACTGGTCCGGATCGGCGAGCGCGCCCGCGAGTTCGAGCAGGCCGTCGAGGGCGAACCGGCGGACGTCCGGGTCGAGGTCGACGCCTTGCTGGAGCGCGTCGCGGGTGACCTCGACGACGCGTTCGGCGTCGGCCGCGTCACGGTCGCGGCGACGGAGGCCGAACTCCACACCGACCCGACGCTGCTGGAACTGGTCGTCGAGAACCTCGCGTCGGAGCTGCTGGAGCGGGGCGACGGGACGGCGGTGCGGATCGACGCGGAGTCGACCGGGGACGGGGTGACGCTCTCCGTCACCGCCGACGGGGGCGGCCTGCCGGCACAGGAGGTCGCCACCCTCCGCGCCGACGGCGAGCGGCCGCTCCAGCACGGGCAGGGGATCGGCCTGTGGATCGCCCGGTGGAGCGTCGACGCCCTCGGCGGCGACATAGCGTTCGACGACGGGACCGACGGCGAGGTCAGGGTCCGGATCCCCGACGCCGCGGCGGCCGCTGGCGGGGAGGCGGCCCGGAACGACGCCGAAACGGAGAACGAAGAGTAGGCGGCTTACGCGTCCAGTTCCGCGGCGACGGCGGCGACGACGCCGTCGAGCACGGCGTCGCGCTCGCCGGTCAGGAACTCCAGGTGGCCGTCGCGGCCGCCGACGACCGTGATGCCGGCCTCGTCGGCGCGCTCGCTCGCGGCCTCGCCGACCGCGCGCACGTCGACGGCCTCCGTGCTGCGGAGGTGTATCTCGTCGTCGCCGACGCCGAGCGTGACGAACGTCCCGTCGGCCGACTCGCGGCGGCGGCGGAACAGTTCGTCGAGCAGCAGCGTCGTCGGCGGGAAGTCGAAGCGGTGGGTGAACGCGTCCGTGTCGAGGACGGCGAAGTCGACGCCGCCCGCCTCGCGCTCGTCGATGTTGCGCTGTGCGGTCTCGACCTCCGTGTCGAGCTTCTCGCGGAACTGCTCGCTGACGTGGGCGGCGAGGCTGTCGGCGTCGCCCGGCGCGTCGGCGTCGCCGAACAGCAGGTCGGCGACCAGTTCGCGCTTGTCGTCGTAGGACTGGTAGTACGCCTCCAGGGCGATCGCCTCGCGGCGCTCGCGGACAGCCGTCGCGTCGTAGCCGGCCGCGTCGGCGAGGGCGTCGTAGGCCGCCGGGACGTCGTTCCAGTAGCTCACGGCCGGCAGGTGGCGCAGGTCGTCGCGGACGTCCCCGCGAACGTGGGCCGCGACGTTCGCGGCCAGCGCGGTGGTCGTGAGGCCGTCGCCCTCGCCGGCGAGGCCGGGGTTGACGACGGTGTCGACGTCGTCGACGATGGCCTCGTCGGGGTGGCTGGCGTCGACGACGACGCGGCGCGCG
It encodes:
- a CDS encoding histidine kinase N-terminal 7TM domain-containing protein, with translation MVTSVPWPAAGSFVAGAGTAALIAYIVRHRGKPGVSWFLAALCVQALWAFTHTVALLTFDPGVRLALETVIWGCVGWLGFLFFTFSLDYTGRGGIVRSRWFALLAAVPVASTALVATNGAHRLVWADFRVVPVLGVAAVDYSFGPAAYAIVVYGLAFAAVGVLLLVETVLSYGPLYRGEAVAVALSAVPIAAAVVAWTFDVGPWRPLNLTPFGFLPHLLLDAYAFVGTNMFETNPATRRAAAEDSMEGLGNPVVVLDPRDRVVDANGAARDLFDVGSRAYLEEPVSAVVGDGFDPATDDHVTAVDRGRRREFAVSASSLTDPTRTDVGRTLVFQDITDERRREQRLEVLNRVLRHNLRNEMTTIAGYASMIEAETDEERLGDGAEIIAERSDELVRIGERAREFEQAVEGEPADVRVEVDALLERVAGDLDDAFGVGRVTVAATEAELHTDPTLLELVVENLASELLERGDGTAVRIDAESTGDGVTLSVTADGGGLPAQEVATLRADGERPLQHGQGIGLWIARWSVDALGGDIAFDDGTDGEVRVRIPDAAAAAGGEAARNDAETENEE
- a CDS encoding DUF4013 domain-containing protein codes for the protein MMAGDALKYPFRGDRTADTFAVGGILGLVTLLLLRVASGLVPTWPALVAAALAAVPATALLGYLLRAGRETVRGADRPPGFADPRRLLALGLRAWVVAAAYLGVPLAVLLVTIRGLTDAELGADPGTAASTAVLVGATATLLLALTVSYVFPAAVLRAADGGSLRAALDPRSVTAVLSSGAYFAAFVAAFVAAVLAWGLTVGAVWSYDLGGVVAVFAAFYLHLVAVRYVGLAYGRAVGEAT
- the rqcH gene encoding ribosome rescue protein RqcH, with product MDAKRELTSVDLAALVGELGGFEGAKVDKAYLYGDDFLRLKLRDFDRGRVELIVEVGDVKRAYVADPDHVPDAPGRPPNFAMMLRNRLSGADFAGVEQFEFDRILQFHFERDDEDTTIVAELFGPGNVGVLDPNDEVIDSLDTVRLKSRTVAPGSQYEFPDSRVNPLEVDYEGFVALMEESDTDLVRTLATQHNFGGLYAEEICTRAGVEKATDIADATDEQYEALFAAVERLREDLSNADLDPRIYVEDDRYVDVTPFPLSEYEDLESETFDTFNAALDQYFHELDRSDDDDSPEVDDSPDFEAEIEKHKRIIEQQEGAIEGFEQRAEAERERAELLYERYGLVDDVLSTVREARERETPWSEIAERFEEGADRGIEAAEAVVGVNGDEGTVTLRLDDTEVELDASEGVEHNADRLYTEAKRIEEKKEGALAAIEDTREDLEAVRERKRQWEEGDADEDEEDDEEPEDVDWLSRQSIPVRRSEQWFERFRWFHTSDGFLVIGGRDADQNEELVKKYLEPGDLFFHAQAHGGPVTVIKATGPSESGTDVDIPERSREQAAQFAVSYSSVWKDGRFAGDAYMVTPDQVSKTPESGEFLEKGGFAIRGDRTYYRDVPVGVAVGITCEPSTRVVGGPIDAVREQAETWVEVEPGQYAQADVGKKLYREFRERFADTSFVRKVASPDRIQHFLPPGGSRIADD
- a CDS encoding HalOD1 output domain-containing protein; this translates as MSDTNQTDTTADPRPYSVVHDWDADDSLAATVVSAVAAVRNVEPTAVEPLNETVDPDALNAIFDDRHNGGDRSGPTLSFRLNGCDVTVHADGRVVVKPPEETDL
- a CDS encoding tRNA uridine(34) 5-carboxymethylaminomethyl modification radical SAM/GNAT enzyme Elp3, encoding MSTETDATESEAFERVCEELVDRILAGDLERDDVESAKLEVCSEHSSPKVPKNSEILDYAPQERREELEAVLRRKPVRTASGVSPVAIMTSPHNCPHGKCLYCPGGPSSEFSSSQSYTGHEPAAARGVQNDYDPYGQVRLRLEQLREIGHPVDKVELILMGGTMTARSHDYQEWFVKRALQALNEFDVDKQPEPAEGESFAQDPEEYDFEYVEDVIARNETADVRNIGTTFETKPDWCDQEQINRMLRLGGTKVEVGVQTTFERINREMHRGHGAQASIDANRRLRDAAFKVGFHMMPGQPGMTKEMCLEDFRRLFEDEKWRPDYLKIYPTLVVRGTRTYDMWHDDEYDPLGNEEAAELVAEIKSMIPKYTRLQRVQRDIPADFIDAGVWKSNLRQLARQRMAEHGWTCDCIRCREVGMNDEVPETVELDVMEYEAAGGTELFISYEDPDNDLLVGFCRLRFPGDPRRDELRDAALVRELHVYGPMVEVGDESHDWQHKGYGRKLLRKAEDLAADVGYGKLSVISGIGAREYYREKLGYYQDGPYVSKRL